The DNA sequence cttcgtccataATAGATGACAATAACGGCAtcagattttaggagatgttattttgtgtgttcagttgagagaaaaatagtactagtatatttatattattatgagagataacttttttttaaaaagaaaatgtgaatgTTTTacgagattttttttattattaaccTATATGAAAACCAATCATAATATGTAAACTTTTATAAAGTGGAAATatgaacaaagaaaatgtTGTCACTCAATCTCTTATAAAGTGGATATATAAAAGCTAGAATCAAATGGACCGACGAGGCTCCatcaaattcacaaaattgTGGGTCATGATTTGTCTCTCAATTCTAAAGCAATATTTTGTGGTTGTACATCATCcaataatcaaatattataattgtaaATAAGCTCGACTTAAGTCTTCCCTTCCCTCATTTTTAAAGCACTTGTCTCAACTCAAGTCTTCCCAACAAAACATATATCTTCTTCTTTGCGATGGCAGTTTCTTCGCTTTTCCGCCTCCTTTTCTTTGTCTTCATCATAACATTTGTCGATGGCAAATGCCGCGATGATCAAAAAACATTGTTACTTGAGCTCAAGAGCGAATTAGTATTCGACTCTTCCATTTCGAAGCGTTTGGTGAAGTGGAATGAGACAGATGATTGTTGCAAATGGAGAGGCGTGGGATGTGATGACTCTGGCCGCGTTATCAGTTTGGAGCTCCAAGGTGAGGGCATCTCAGGCAGAATCGGTGAGTCATCAAGCCTCTTCCGGTTGACATACTTGTCGAAGCTTGACCTCTCAGGCAACTTTGCCACAAGTGAGATTCCTAACCAATTCCACCGCCTCCCAAATTTGGCATCCCTTGGTTTGTCAAGTTCAGGTTTCGTGGGACCAATTCCATCCACGTTGGCTAACCTAACTCAGCTAGTTGAACTCCACTTATCAAACAACTTCCTAACTGGTTCAATTCCTTCATTTCATAACTGCAAGAATCTTGAATCCATATACTTTAGTGATAATAAACTAAAGGGCTCACTTTCTCACTTGCATTTTCAAGGTCTTAAAAACCTCTCTGTTTTGGATTTAAGCCAAAATGCATTGAATGGAACCATCCCTCACCATCTTTTTACCCTGCCTTCAATTTCTTATCTTTTTCTAAGTTACAGCTAATTCAGTGGACAAATTGAAGATTTTCCCATTGTAAATGCCTCTAACCTTGTTATGCTAGATTTGAGTGGTAATAGGATAGGAGGTTTTATTCCTAACTTCTTCTTCCAGTTTCGAAACATGACCAGTCTCAGACTTTCTGACAACTTGTTCAATGGCACTTTCAAACTGGATAAGATTCAAAGTCTTACAAGTCTCTCTGAACTTATTCTTTCTAACAACAACTTGTCAGTTGACACAACCAACATGAGTTCAAATTGGCATCAATACCCTGATTTTCTTATGTTAGGCCTCTCGTCCTGCAATATGTACGGTTTCCCAAATCTTAGAAATGTATCACATTTGGTAAGTTTGGACCTCTCAAACAATCATATAGGAGGGGATATTCCTAGCTGGATTTGGGAGATAGAAATACAATCCTTGGATCTCTCTCTTAATCATCTGACAGATTTCCAAAAGCCTTATCGTATACCTAATACTATTCAAATACTTGACTTGCACTCTAACCTGTTGGCCAGTGAGTTTCCCTTTCTTTCAAAATCAAACTGGTCGAAAATTTATTCCcccaatttgttttttctcgCGGACAATAGCCTAACCGGAGTAATTCCAACCTCCCTCTGCAGTATATCTGGACTTGAGGTTCTCGACTTGTCTTTCAATGACTTAAATGGTAGCATACCTCGCTGCCTATTGGAAGAAAATAGTGTACTTAGAGGGCTCAATATTAGGGGAAACAATATTAGTGGTGTTATCCCTGATGCAATGAGAGGGAATTGTGTCCTAGGAGCCTTTGATGTTAGTGACAACAACTTAGGAGGGAAGATTCCCAAGTCTTTGGAAAATTGTAATGAATTATCAGTGATGAATGTTGGAAACAACAACTTTGATGGTAACTTCCCTTGCAAGGCACTGCCAGTGAGCTTGAAGGTTCTTGTGTTGCGCGGCAACAGATTCCATGGAGACTTGACATGCAATAAAAGTTGGCCAAAGCTTCAAATTTTGGATATATCTTCAAATCATTTCAGTGGCACTCTAGATTCAATAAACTTCTCGAGTTTGAGAGGAATAATGCTACAGAGTCCTACACATGTCAGGTACAACCGCTCTGATGACTCTAACATTATAGGTGACGGTGATTACTACCAAAATGACGTGACATTAACCATCAAAGGGATTGAGGTGAAGCTTGTGAAGATTTGGCCTGACTTTACATGCATTGATTTGTCTTCCAATCATTTTGAAGGAGAAATACCAGATGCAATTGGTAATCTTAGCTCCCTTTATCTTCTCAACTTATCCCACAACTCTCTCAGTTATGCAATCCCAAAATCATTAGGTGCCTCGACAGAGCTTGAGTCGCTCGACCTCTCTTCAAACAAGCTCACTGGGAGTATACCAGATGAGCTCACAAAACTCGGTTT is a window from the Salvia hispanica cultivar TCC Black 2014 chromosome 1, UniMelb_Shisp_WGS_1.0, whole genome shotgun sequence genome containing:
- the LOC125190181 gene encoding receptor-like protein 35 translates to MAVSSLFRLLFFVFIITFVDGKCRDDQKTLLLELKSELVFDSSISKRLVKWNETDDCCKWRGVGCDDSGRVISLELQGEGISGRIGESSSLFRLTYLSKLDLSGNFATSEIPNQFHRLPNLASLGLSSSGFVGPIPSTLANLTQLVELHLSNNFLTGSIPSFHNCKNLESIYFSDNKLKGSLSHLHFQGLKNLSVLDLSQNALNGTIPHHLFTLPSISYLFLSYS
- the LOC125219375 gene encoding receptor-like protein 6 translates to MLDLSGNRIGGFIPNFFFQFRNMTSLRLSDNLFNGTFKLDKIQSLTSLSELILSNNNLSVDTTNMSSNWHQYPDFLMLGLSSCNMYGFPNLRNVSHLVSLDLSNNHIGGDIPSWIWEIEIQSLDLSLNHLTDFQKPYRIPNTIQILDLHSNLLASEFPFLSKSNWSKIYSPNLFFLADNSLTGVIPTSLCSISGLEVLDLSFNDLNGSIPRCLLEENSVLRGLNIRGNNISGVIPDAMRGNCVLGAFDVSDNNLGGKIPKSLENCNELSVMNVGNNNFDGNFPCKALPVSLKVLVLRGNRFHGDLTCNKSWPKLQILDISSNHFSGTLDSINFSSLRGIMLQSPTHVRYNRSDDSNIIGDGDYYQNDVTLTIKGIEVKLVKIWPDFTCIDLSSNHFEGEIPDAIGLNLSYNHLTGLIPTGRQFQTFSADSYVGNAGLSGFPLNGSFNNPHPPADPSPPDDSESKDEEIEWEYVFVASGYVVGIGSVAWTLLCCRRLRERYFEKIEEVADKIFYERGRRRRHERRVRRREERNAVRRRHHQ